The Plasmodium berghei ANKA genome assembly, chromosome: 12 genome contains a region encoding:
- a CDS encoding inositol 5-phosphatase, putative, whose translation MYSSSPIIYKKFKIYNNRDVIIIVGINKKEDAYSICELKRDKKIEIKKYYEIFGKTNYRNLIKKKKGEYLCRCEGILGCIQFLNYPYLYVVTDKEKIGVLFNEHAIYSVKNVLLIPFKETVFEKTNHENNLVQIFYNSANHKYLYFSYTYNLANSLQNNYFIQKEYLKGNIIYNRKYKNNYIWNFYHCKSFLKKNIFICLFVINGYLIQSKIQFSGKYVDITFVARRSYKYAGTRYRKRGINYNGFSANEVESEIILHEKNNISNGILSYVHLRGSVPILWNQSINYKLLKKPKIKCLKTDINFICTKKHFSYLFKKYGYPITVVNLLSKNKYSDENLLSNTYKTCINAINKYIPSTIRILYKHIDLRKSYKIGTKFAQYNLKLLFKFSLNNIGFFFTHNNQVLSMQRGVLRFNCVDCIDRTNAAQIFINIYMFIKFITLINVLKKSDLFISDLKQLFQMCEQLGDAVAKQYAGSMAHKKYTSEQYTNFFIQTKELFTSIKRYYISSFNDLEKQNSINLYLGVIKSKLNEISNAHYLDTYIHNSFFKDFGNDKYWWVLPLEHFYYKVESLLDGPFDRCEKWNKKKKKKLCRHKKKTKLYISKLSLHLKGYTKIVKNINANLKFYNCYSKTNVFKNMYNANNILNIFLKQNSILNLEKYSNINNITKVKRPQGIYTKNNIVNNNQIIFNFFKEICYTFEYYNVYKNNFNKFFKNKNIFRLKIWRLIACYNYLNYLKIFFQFFFLVYYSFCSKYNVIQVYLEHLRIISEWQTIQLSHHETPQTNKTNEINKDKYYLYSDGNNYSQSSFDEESCIVNRIDNLFHISSQFNSYKNDVENIIEQFKKRGNMAIVLHSYINYFYINKFNYNYFILNLSYISEEDNQAVSENRVKNSNDKISHINCENQMDVQTKKKKKKNTELFNEIAMSCSNYQIKGLYAFSSKIIHKKKYYCGKKNDLKSKLIFSANYCFKKKSKLILDNHKKKKKTIINLPRVYSPIYFNVKLLKYFMFVHYYSSSNYNNLANVKKKIGIIDMGKNKDLVEIQNANNIHKSNKAITFYNIQFYLKKIIGMHNGCNINTFFNELYMSYIYSCHYYKKFNLNFQRDIKTLFYNTTNSINNCNNNNNDNNEKKASNIKSEKIQFLHEYNSFENILKEKKKIKLIDEKIHNEINHHYQLANKYMSIDSFQKKYYHEMKYFQEKDQKIKNYFKKNTKLCNISNKNDHSTKIVEFIENVKLINKKQVYKWEHKNVENFNSLYDKLENKMNYHDYCDPLRRKIFA comes from the coding sequence ATGTATAGTTCAAGcccaataatatataaaaagtttaagatatataataatcgagatgtaataataatagttggaatcaataaaaaagaagatgCATACAGTATTTGTGAATTAAAAcgagataaaaaaatagaaataaaaaaatattatgaaatatttggtaaaacaaattatcgaaatttaataaaaaaaaaaaaaggagaaTATTTATGTAGATGTGAAGGGATATTAGGATGCATACAATTTCTAAATTatccatatttatatgtagttacagataaagaaaaaattggggttttatttaatgaaCATGCCATATATAGTGTAAAGAATGTTCTATTAATACCTTTTAAAGAAACTGtatttgaaaaaacaaatcatgaaaataatttagtacaaatattttacaattCAGCAAATCATaagtatttatatttttcatatacatataatttagCTAATagtttacaaaataattattttatacaaaaagaatatttgaaaggaaatataatatataatagaaaatataaaaataattatatatggaaTTTTTACCATTgtaaatcatttttaaaaaaaaatatttttatttgtctttttgtaataaatggttatttaattcaatctaaaatacaattttcaGGAAAATATGTTGACATCACATTTGTGGCTAGGCGTAGTTATAAATATGCTGGAACACGTTATAGAAAACGTggaataaattataatggaTTTTCCGCTAATGAAGTAGAATCtgaaattattttacatgaaaaaaataatatatcgAATGGTATATTATCTTATGTACATTTAAGAGGATCTGTACCAATATTATGGAATCAAtctataaattataaattgttaaaaaaaccaaaaattaaatgtttaaaaacagatataaattttatatgtacaAAGAAACATTTtagttatttatttaaaaaatatggttATCCAATTACAGttgttaatttattaagcaaaaataaatatagtgatgaaaatttattatctaatacatataaaacatGTATTAATgcaattaataaatatatcccGTCAACTATTCGAATTTTATACAAACATATAGATTTAAGaaaatcatataaaataggAACAAAGTTTGctcaatataatttaaaacttttatttaaattttctttaaataatataggttttttttttacacacAATAATCAAGTTTTGTCAATGCAAAGAGGTGTACTTCGTTTTAATTGTGTGGACTGTATAGACAGAACCAATGCTGctcaaatttttataaatatatatatgttcataaaatttattacattaataaatgtgttaaaaaaatctgatttatttatatctgaTTTAAAACAACTTTTTCAAATGTGTGAACAATTAGGAGATGCTGTAGCAAAACAATATGCAGGTTCTATGgctcataaaaaatacacttCTGAacaatatacaaatttttttatacaaacAAAAGAGTTATTTACATCAATTAAAAGATATTATATCAGCTCTTTTAACGATttagaaaaacaaaattcaataaatttatatttaggTGTTATTAAATCTAAGCTTAATGAAATATCAAATGCACATTACCTCGATACTTATATCCATAATTCCTTTTTCAAAGATTTTggaaatgataaatattgGTGGGTTCTACCTCTAGAGcacttttattataaagtAGAATCACTACTTGATGGACCATTCGATAGATGTGAAAAAtggaacaaaaaaaaaaaaaaaaaattatgtagacataaaaaaaaaacaaaattatatatatcaaaattatcTTTGCATTTAAAAggatatacaaaaattgtaaaaaatataaacgcCAATTTAAAATTCTATAATTGTTATAGTAAAAcaaatgtttttaaaaatatgtataatgccaataatattcttaatatatttttaaaacaaaattcaatattaaatttggaaaaatattcaaatataaataatattactaAAGTTAAAAGACCCCAAGGAatatacacaaaaaataatatagtaaataataatcaaataatttttaatttttttaaagaaatttGCTACACATTTGAATATTACaatgtttataaaaacaactttaataaattttttaaaaataaaaatatttttcgaCTAAAAATTTGGAGATTAATTGCTTGTTATAATTAcctaaattatttgaaaatattttttcaatttttttttcttgtttattattctttttgTTCTAAATATAACGTTATTCAAGTTTATTTGGAACATTTGCGAATCATTTCAGAATGGCAAACAATCCAATTATCACATCATGAAACACCCCAAACAAACAAAACAAACGAAATAAACAAAgacaaatattatttgtatagtGATGGGAATAACTACTCGCAAAGTAGCTTTGATGAAGAAAGTTGTATTGTTAACAGAATCGACAATTTATTCCACATTTCAAGCCAATTTAAttcttataaaaatgatgtagaaaatattattgaacaatttaaaaaacgGGGGAATATGGCTATTGTATTacattcatatattaattatttttatataaataaatttaactataattattttattctaaacttatcatatatatcagAGGAAGATAACCAAGCCGTTTCGGAAAATCGagtaaaaaatagtaatgaTAAAATCAGTCATATAAATTGTGAAAACCAAATGGATGtacaaacaaaaaaaaaaaaaaaaaaaaatacagaGCTTTTTAACGAAATTGCAATGTCTTGTAGTAACTATCAAATCAAAGGATTGTATGCTTTTAGTTCCaaaataattcataaaaaaaaatattattgtggaaaaaaaaatgatttaaaaagCAAACTAATTTTTTCAGCTAATTATtgtttcaaaaaaaaatcgaaacTTATATTGgataatcataaaaaaaagaaaaaaactattataaatttgcCGCGTGTATATAGtccaatatattttaatgtaaaactgttaaaatattttatgtttgttcattattattcttcttctaattataataatttagcgaatgtaaaaaaaaaaattggaatAATTGATatgggaaaaaataaagatttggtagaaatacaaaatgcaaataatattcataaatcaaataaagctattactttttataatattcaattttatctcaaaaaaattattggaATGCATAACGGGTGTAATATTAACACATTTTTCAATGAACTATATATGtcttatatttatagttgtcattattacaaaaaatttaatttgaaTTTCCAAAGGGATATAAAAAcacttttttataatactACAAACTCAATTAataattgtaataataataataatgataacaatgaaaaaaaggcaagtaatataaaatcagaaaaaattcaatttttgcatgaatataattcatttgaaaatattttaaaagaaaaaaaaaaaattaaattaatcgatgaaaaaatacacaatgaaataaatcatCATTATCAACTAgctaataaatatatgtctATTGATAGCttccaaaaaaaatattatcatgaaatgaaatattttcaagaaaaagatcaaaaaattaaaaattattttaaaaaaaatactaaactatgtaatatttcaaataaaaatgaccATAGTACTAAGATAGTTGAGTTCATTGAAAATGtcaaattaattaataaaaaacaagtatataaatgggaacataaaaatgttgaaaattttaattcattatatgataaacttgaaaataaaatgaattatcACGATTATTGTGATCCTCTAcgtagaaaaatatttgcctaa
- a CDS encoding 1-cys peroxiredoxin, putative, translated as MGYHLGAKFPNFTAKASGINGDFELYKYIENSWAILFSHPNDFTPVCTTELAELGKMHEEFLKLNCKLIGFSCNSKESHDQWIEDIKHYGKLNKWEIPIVCDESRELANKLKIMDEQEKDINGLPLTCRCLFFISPEKTIKATILYPATTGRNAQEILRVLKSLQLTYKIPVATPVNWNESDKCCIIPTLQDDEISKYFKNEVTQVEMPSKKKYLRFVDL; from the coding sequence ATGGGATATCATTTAGGAGCAAAATTTCCAAATTTTACAGCCAAAGCTTCAGGTATAAATGGCGattttgaattatataaatatatagaaaatagcTGGGCAATATTATTTAGCCATCCAAATGATTTTACTCCAGTATGTACGACTGAATTAGCAGAATTAGGAAAAATGCATGaagaatttttaaaacttaATTGTAAATTAATAGGATTTAGTTGTAATTCAAAAGAATCACATGATCAATGGATAGAAGATATAAAACATTAtggaaaattaaataaatgggAAATTCCTATTGTTTGTGATGAATCACGAGAACTtgcaaataaattaaaaattatggaTGAACAAGAAAAAGACATAAATGGTTTACCATTAACATGTAGATgccttttttttatttcccctgaaaaaacaattaaagCAACTATATTATATCCAGCTACAACTGGCAGAAATGCTCAAGAAATTTTAAGAGTTTTAAAATCTTTACAACTTACTTATAAAATACCAGTAGCGACACCTGTTAATTGGAATGAAAGTGATAAATGTTGTATCATTCCAACTCTTCAGGATGATGAAATatctaaatattttaaaaatgaagtaACCCAAGTTGAAATGccatcaaaaaaaaaatatctcAGATTCGTTGATTTATGA
- a CDS encoding periodic tryptophan protein 2, putative encodes MLNYNLSNICGSFYTGGKLAFSDDGNSLFVPINNRINVYDLSSNTCNTLLSENRNDLRIIAIHPNMDICISIDKFGYGCVINLLKDKIIARILFKSKTGIITSFNYNNIFTPQEEQDFVNFSTFTNSGKYFLVAIGRRVIIWNTPCKHNKYRLVKYNDLCYHSLNIISIDISNDDEYFLTTSYDLTIRIHTISKKKKIRPTVLSGNKSIIVGAFFSKNRDFIFSVNKSGLIIVWAYEVPKTEAEEVRGEEIVNEEIVDEEIVGEKIVGEKIVGEEIVGKEIVGKEIVDEEIVNEEIVDEEIVNEEIVNEEIVNEEVRGEIETEAKRRRYVKAYEKRWCYKKIYYCNQDKNEEVVKACFNKYRDLLVIGYSNGKFAIYNTPEMTSLYNIRINTNVIDDIVINKDGDWIALAESTNGTIIVWEWQSESYILKQYTSNKNVKCVKFSPIISHLKIGSNIVNNSMSYHECDNFTSKFVIATGNEDGTIKLYDYLSYINFVTFTAHTNSVTDICFLPQGNAFISCSLDGTLRAFDLLRYRNFKVYTADLLEEDNNFFAKNSNNNMNESGKIVAKKISKKINVQFLCVNVNVSGNIVAAGGRGNEYIVYIWNIQTGKCIDKLYGHNSPITKICFSTNLKNEGVIATCSWGNNILIWDLYSRRNKGSKFEEIMNSQSISYMCFDPRGNDILAVCTLGCKINFWDISVQEIVGTIEGARDIKRGRLLGEEYSAIPKMNNNKKKRNRKDGNYPYVDDLEDQGTNTVVNQNCYFTCIDYIHNGNYLAGVANTSVSLYIYDTNIYLLVKIIDLTKNYCVDGIKREISSRYLTSEGKHIYEYDISDEEGDIYLDNYKILNRKKKENILPGQVNENFLNNKFKKYKLLLNYINISGDDRHIAVASSIGLYILTKDHQYYYVPNSKNLYKGLLVPINYDPKFLTQNVNVKNFKLSLKKKEYIKAFILSLALNNYEHILEVYENVPYNLIPLCVKVLTKPFIYILINFIKTLLLNDTIKHIHLHLYYLNSIFTIHFSIFINSDFNTVVKNTSGMNKNGQDDKNARTSISTISDEYRISLLFILKQIITLYNGLQYLYTNNINVLKYLSLDYVP; translated from the coding sequence ATGTTGAACTATAACCTTAGCAACATATGTGGGAGCTTTTATACAGGAGGCAAGTTAGCATTTAGTGACGATGGaaattctttatttgtcccaataaataatagaatAAATGTATACGATTTAAGTAGCAATACATGTAATACATTACTTTCAGAAAATAGAAATGATTTAAGAATTATAGCTATTCATCCAAATATGGATATATGTATAAGTATCGATAAATTTGGATATGGTTGcgttattaatttattaaaagataaaataatagctagaattttatttaaatcaaaaaCTGGTATAATCACTTCTTtcaattataataatattttcacaCCTCAAGAAGAACAagattttgttaatttttctacTTTTACAAATAgtggaaaatattttcttgtAGCCATAGGTCGAAGAGTAATAATATGGAATACCCCATgtaaacataataaatatagattAGTAAAATATAACGATTTATGTTATCattctttaaatattatatcaatagatatatcaaatgatgatgaatattttttaactaCTTCATATGATTTAACTATAAGGATACATACAAttagcaaaaaaaaaaaaatacgtCCAACTGTTCTTAGTGGCAATAAGAGTATTATTGTTGgagcatttttttcaaaaaatcgagattttatttttagcgTTAATAAATCGGGGCTCATAATAGTCTGGGCTTATGAAGTTCCCAAGACAGAGGCTGAAGAAGTTAGGGGTGAAGAAATTGtaaatgaagaaattgTAGATGAAGAAATTGTAGGTGAAAAAATTGTAGGTGAAAAAATTGTAGGTGAAGAAATTGTGGGTAAAGAAATTGTGGGTAAAGAAATTGTAGATGAAGAAATTGtaaatgaagaaattgTAGATGAAGAAATTGtaaatgaagaaattgtaaatgaagaaattgTAAATGAAGAAGTTAGGGGTGAAATAGAAACTGAGGCAAAGAGAAGAAGATATGTAAAGGCATATGAAAAGAGGTGGtgctataaaaaaatatattattgtaatCAAGATAAGAACGAAGAAGTTGTTAAAGcatgttttaataaatatcgTGATTTATTAGTTATTGGATATAGTAACGGGAAGTTTGCTATTTATAACACCCCTGAAATGACGTCTCTGTATAATATTAGAATTAACACAAATGTAATTGATGATatagtaataaataaagatggAGATTGGATCGCTTTAGCTGAATCTACAAATGGAACTATAATAGTGTGGGAATGGCAAAGTGAAAGctatatattaaaacaatatactagcaataaaaatgtaaaatgtGTAAAATTTTCACCAATTATAAGTCATTTAAAGATAGGAAGTAATATAGTTAATAATTCAATGTCATATCATGAATGTGATAATTTTACAAGTAAGTTTGTTATAGCAACAGGAAATGAAGATGGAAcgataaaattatatgactATTTATcgtatataaattttgtaaCATTTACTGCACATACAAATAGTGTTACAGATATATGCTTTTTACCACAAGGGAATGCATTTATTTCATGTTCTTTAGATGGAACTTTAAGAGCATTTGATTTATTACGATATCGAAATTTTAAAGTATATACAGCAGATTTATTAGAGGAggataataatttttttgctaaaaatagcaataataatatgaacgAGTCAGGTAAAATTGTTGCCAAAAAaatttctaaaaaaattaatgtaCAGTTTTTGTGTGTGAATGTGAATGTAAGTGGAAATATAGTGGCTGCTGGGGGAAGAGGAAACGAATacattgtatatatatggaataTTCAAACTGGAAAATGTATAGATAAATTGTATGGTCATAATTCTCcaattacaaaaatatgttttagtacaaatttaaaaaatgaaggaGTTATAGCTACCTGCTCATGGGgtaataatattcttaTTTGGGATTTATATTCGAGAAGAAATAAAGGAAGTAAATTTGAAGAAATTATGAACTCACAAAGTATTTCATATATGTGTTTTGACCCAAGAGgtaatgatatattagCAGTATGTACGTTAGGGTGCAAAATCAATTTTTGGGATATATCGGTGCAAGAAATTGTCGGAACTATAGAAGGTGCAAGAGATATAAAAAGAGGAAGATTATTAGGAGAAGAATATTCGGCTATTCctaaaatgaataataataaaaaaaaaagaaatcgAAAAGATGGAAATTATCCTTATGTAGATGATTTAGAAGACCAAGGAACAAATACGGTTGTAAACCAAAACTGTTATTTTACATGTATtgattatatacataatggGAATTATTTAGCAGGTGTAGCCAATACAAGTGTgagtttatatatatatgatacaaatatatatttattagttaaaataatagatttaacaaaaaattattgtgTTGATGGAATAAAAAGAGAAATATCATCACGATATTTAACAAGCGAAGggaaacatatatatgaatatgatATAAGTGATGAAGAAGGcgatatatatttagataattataaaatattgaatagaaaaaaaaaagaaaatatattgccTGGTCAggtaaatgaaaattttttaaataataaatttaaaaaatataaattattattaaattatattaacataTCAGGCGATGATAGACATATAGCAGTTGCAAGTAGTATCGGATTATACATTCTAACAAAAGAtcatcaatattattatgtaccgaattcaaaaaatttatataaaggTTTATTAGTTCCTATAAATTATGATCCAAAATTTTTAACACAAAATgttaatgtaaaaaattttaaactttctttaaaaaaaaaagaatatattaaagCATTTATTCTTTCATTAgctttaaataattatgaacatattttagaggtatatgaaaatgtcccatataatttaatcCCTTTATGCGTTAAAGTTTTAACAAAgccatttatatatatattaataaattttataaaaacattattattaaacgATACAATCAAACATATACATTTACACTTATATTACCTTAATTCAATTTTTACAATTCATTTTagcatttttataaatagtgATTTTAATACAGTAGTTAAAAATACTAGTGGAATGAACAAAAATGGACaagatgataaaaatgcTCGAACTTCTATTTCAACAATTTCAGATGAATATAGAATATCTCTTCTctttatattaaaacaaattattactttatataatggattacaatatttatacacTAATAACATTAAcgttttaaaatatttaagtTTAGATTATGTaccataa